A region of Triplophysa dalaica isolate WHDGS20190420 chromosome 20, ASM1584641v1, whole genome shotgun sequence DNA encodes the following proteins:
- the lamb2 gene encoding laminin subunit beta-2, with protein sequence MRAFLLLFICVLATSNAQEPDHAHGCTYGSCYPATGDLLVGREKNLKASSTCGQRRREPYCIVSHLQEEKKCFHCDSRRPYDPSSNTMSHGIENVITTFKEHRKKSWWQSENGKSDVYLQLDLEAEFHFTHLIMAFKTFRPAGMLIERSADFGRTWQVYRYFAHDCDSIFPGISQSPLRKIDDVICESRYSDIEPSTEGEVIYRVLEPAIRIDDPYSPSIQNQLKITNLRVNFTKLHTLGDNLLDSRPEIKEKYYYAMYELVVRGNCFCYGHASECAPIEGIRGDIEGMVHGRCVCKHNTNGLNCEKCDDFYNDLPWRPAEGRNTNACKKCNCNSHSNKCHFDMAVYLAMGNVSGGVCDNCLHNTVGRNCETCKPFYYQDPTRDIRDPGVCVACDCDPDGSLNGGICDGHDDPSLGMIAGQCRCKDYVEGQRCDKCKPGFYGLSANDPRGCQPCKCEPRGTVSGGPQCDPVSGDCFCKRLVTGHSCNQCLPEHWALSHDASGCRGCDCDVGGATDNQCSMETGQCPCRSHMIGRQCNQVEPGYFFMALDHYIYEAEKSKFGQGSTFEEREYQPNRATSWTGSGFARVPEGGTLEFAINNIPYSTEYDVLIRYELQMPRDWEEVRVLMIRPGPIPTSSPCGNTIPADDQLTVSLPTGARFVVLPHTVCLEKGVSYKLRVEFIRYADRNIILSSSNAFVLVDSIALLPRYSSLEMFTAGDAASVTRKQNFERYRCHETGKSVSRPQMSEACAKLITSMSALINDGALPCECDSQGSLSSECDIRGGQCRCKPNVSGRRCDKCAPGAYGFGPSGCKLCECSLEGSQSRFCDQRTGQCPCQPGAFGQRCDGCQGGHWGFPNCSPCQCNGQTEECHQRTGACLNCRGNTAGDKCERCTNGYHGNPLLGLGSQCRPCPCPDGPSSGRHFAATCYQDNRNQQVVCNCNQGYTGSRCEECAPGYYGNPSQPGGRCQSCRCSNNIDLSDRGACDSRTGQCLKCLYNTEGPDCGVCKSGYYGDASRRNCRKCTCYFLGTERSQCQSRDECVCQRTTGQCQCLPHVIGQTCDHCAPNYWNLASGRGGEPCGCDPNNAYTSACNEFTGQCQCRPGFGGKTCTDCQENHWGNPKVLCRACDCDPRGIETSQCDRVSGHCACRQGVSGVRCDQCARGFSGTFPDCKPCHQCFGDWDRIVQDLATRTKALTDRAKELQTTGLTRAFERKFKDLEGKLAQAREIVNARNSTAEAVTILMGMIEELRGQIGETTETLNQLEGDLTAVQDSNYEASNALSTLEREAKELNLNSDKMNRQLEILKNSNFLGAYDSIRTSYNTSRDAENRANKSTTDITSTVSKSSDTRKKTERLMSEKRDNFNRKNAANKRTLTDLNAKAQLLDMKKINEKVCGAPGDAPCGDSPCGGAGCRDDEGKRHCGGLNCNGAAAVASNALDRSKHAENELNKAMEIVEDLFKQVADAKTKAQEAKSKAQAALEKASDAKKKVDHSNNDLRDLIKQIREFLMLEGADPDSIEAVANRVLELSIPASPKQIRHLADEIKDRVKSLSNVDAILEQTQNDVRKAEQLLLDAKKARNKAEGVKDTAVSVKQALNDAGKAQAAAEKAIEKARKDIGLTQNRLAQIQSETTAQERDLDNAMDRLGDLGRQIEALKTKRANNSLDAARAEETATMAREKANEAKEILDGELSDKYRSVQGLMDNKAKTMQEAKQKAELLRDEAKELLKDAQDKLQRLAELEKDYEENQRVLEGKARQLDGLEDKMKAILSAINKKILIYNTCQ encoded by the exons ATGCGCGCATTTCTCCTGCTCTTCATCTGTG tcCTGGCGACGTCCAACGCACAGGAGCCTGACCATGCTCACGGCTGCACTTATGGAAGCTGTTATCCAGCAACCGGTGATCTCTTAGTGGGTCGGGAGAAGAACCTGAAGGCGTCGTCTACCTGCGGCCAGCGGAGGAGAGAACCCTATTGCATTGTTAGCCACCTACAG GAGGAAAAAAAGTGTTTCCATTGTGATTCCCGACGGCCCTATGATCCTTCTTCCAACACCATGAGTCATGGTATTGAGAATGTCATAACAACCTTTAAAGAACATCGCAAGAAGTCCTGGTGGCAGTCTGAGAATG GAAAATCTGATGTTTACCTTCAGCTGGACCTGGAGGCAGAGTTTCACTTTACTCATCTCATCATGGCTTTTAAG ACGTTCCGTCCAGCCGGTATGTTGATTGAGCGATCGGCAGATTTTGGACGAACCTGGCAGGTGTACCGTTACTTTGCTCACGACTGTGACTCCATCTTTCCGGGAATTTCCCAAAGTCCTCTTCGCAagattgatgatgtcatctgtGAATCACGATATTCCGACATTGAGCCGTCGACGGAAGGAGAG GTGATTTATCGTGTCCTGGAACCTGCTATCCGAATCGATGACCCATACAGTCCCAGCATTCAGA ATCAGCTGAAGATCACCAACCTCCGTGTAAACTTCACCAAGCTGCACACTCTGGGTGATAATTTATTAGACTCACGGCCTGAGATCAAAGAGAAATACTACTATGCCATGTATGAGCTGGTTGTCAGGGGCAACTGTTTCTGCTATGGGCACGCCTCTGAATGTGCTCCAATTGAAGGGATTAGGGGTGACATAGAGGGCATG GTTCACGGGAGGTGTGtttgcaaacacaacacaaatgggCTGAACTGTGAGAAATGTGATGATTTTTATAATGACCTGCCCTGGAGACCGGCTGAGGGACGCAACACTAACGCCTGCAAGA AATGCAACTGTAACAGTCACTccaataaatgtcattttgacaTGGCCGTATATCTGGCTATGGGTAATGTCAGCGGAGGTGTGTGTGACAACTGTCTTCACAACACCGTGGGCCGCAACTGTGAGACATGTAAACCGTTCTACTACCAGGATCCAACTAGAGATATTAGAGATCCTGGGGTCTGCGTGG CCTGCGATTGCGACCCTGATGGTTCTCTGAATGGCGGTATTTGTGACGGACATGATGACCCCTCTCTGGGCATGATCGCGGGTCAGTGTCGCTGTAAAGATTACGTCGAAGGCCAACGCTGTGATAAATGCAAGCCTGGTTTCTATGGGCTCAGTGCCAATGACCCCCGGGGATGCCAAC CGTGTAAATGTGAACCGAGGGGTACGGTGTCCGGAGGCCCCCAGTGCGACCCTGTGAGTGGAGACTGCTTCTGTAAACGCCTGGTTACTGGACACAGCTGTAACCAATGTCTA CCTGAACACTGGGCCCTGAGTCATGATGCAAGTGGTTGCAGAGGATGTGACTGCGATGTGGGCGGAGCCACAGACAACCA GTGCTCGATGGAAACAGGGCAGTGTCCCTGTCGAAGCCACATGATTGGTCGGCAGTGTAACCAGGTGGAGCCTGGGTATTTCTTTATGGCCCTGGACCACTACATCTATGAGGCTGAAAAGTCCAAATTTGGTCAA gGTTCCACTTTTGAAGAGAGAGAGTACCAGCCAAACCGAGCAACCTCATGGACTGGCTCTGGGTTTGCACGAGTCCCTGAAGGTGGTACTCTGGAATTCGCCATTAACAACATTCCCTATTCTACGGAGTATGATGTCCTTATACGCTATGAGCTTCAG atgCCACGGGATTGGGAGGAAGTGCGTGTATTGATGATTAGACCGGGCCCCATACCCACCAGCAGTCCATGTGGAAACACCATTCCTGCAGATGACCAGCTAACCGTTTCGCTCCCGACAGGTGCCAG GTTTGTTGTTCTCCCTCACACTGTGTGTTTGGAGAAGGGAGTAAGTTACAAACTGCGTGTGGAGTTTATCCGTTACGCTGACAGAAACATTATCCTCAGCTCCTCTAATGCCTTTGTACTGGTTGACTCT ATCGCCCTTCTTCCTCGCTACTCTTCTCTTGAGATGTTTACAGCGGGTGACGCCGCCTCTGTCACGCGGAAGCAAAACTTTGAACGGTACCGTTGCCATGAGACCGGCAAGAGTGTGTCCCGTCCTCAGATGAGTGAAGCGTGCGCTAAACTCATCACCAGCATGTCAGCGCTCATTAATGACGGTGCACTGC CGTGTGAATGTGATTCTCAAGGTTCGCTCAGCTCTGAATGTGATATACGTGGAGGTCAGTGTCGCTGTAAGCCCAATGTATCAGGTCGGCGGTGTGATAAATGTGCACCAGGGGCTTATGGGTTTGGACCCTCTGGATGCAAAC TTTGTGAATGTAGTTTGGAGGGCTCTCAGAGCCGTTTCTGTGACCAGCGCACAGGACAGTGTCCATGTCAGCCTGGTGCCTTTGGCCAGCGTTGCGATGGTTGCCAGGGTGGGCACTGGGGCTTTCCAAACTGCAGTCCATGTCAGTGTAATGGTCAAACAGAAGAGTGCCATCAGAGAACCGGAGCCTGCCTTAACTGCAGAGGCAACACGGCAGGAGACAAGTGTGAACG GTGCACTAATGGTTACCATGGAAACCCACTCCTCGGTTTAGGGAGTCAGTGTCGACCCTGTCCCTGTCCTGATGGCCCCAGTAGCGGACGGCACTTTGCCGCCACCTGTTACCAAGACAACCGCAACCAACAGGTGGTCTGCAACTGCAATCAGGGTTACACAG GTTCCCGCTGTGAAGAATGTGCTCCTGGTTACTACGGCAACCCCTCACAACCCGGCGGGCGGTGCCAATCTTGTCGTTGCAGTAACAACATTGATCTATCAGACCGCGGTGCTTGTGACAGTCGCACTGGCCAGTGTCTCAAATGCCTGTACAACACTGAAGGACCAGACTGCGGCGTGTGCAAGAGTGGATACTATGGGGATGCTTCCCGTCGTAACTGTCGGA AATGCACCTGCTACTTCTTGGGCACGGAGCGCAGTCAGTGTCAATCCCGAGATGAATGTGTGTGCCAGCGTACCACAGGGCAATGTCAGTGTCTGCCTCACGTTATTGGACAAACCTGTGACCACTGTGCACCAAACTATTGGAACCTAGCCAGTGGGCGGGGCGGTGAGCCCTGTGGGTGTGACCCCAACAATGCTTACACATCTGCCTGCAATGAG TTCACAGGCCAGTGCCAATGCAGACCAGGTTTTGGAGGAAAGACATGTACAGACTGCCAGGAAAACCATTGGGGAAACCCCAAAGTCCTGTGCAGAG CGTGTGACTGTGATCCGCGTGGCATCGAGACGTCTCAGTGCGATCGCGTGAGCGGTCATTGTGCGTGCCGGCAGGGCGTGTCCGGCGTTCGCTGCGATCAGTGTGCGCGCGGCTTCTCGGGCACTTTCCCAGATTGCAAGCCTTGCCACCAGTGCTTCGGGGACTGGGACCGCATCGTTCAGGATCTCGCAACCAGAACCAAAGCTCTCACGGACCGAGCGAAGGAACTGCAGACAACCGGCTTGACTCGAGCCTTTGAGAGAAAATTTAAGGATTTGGAGGGAAAGCTAGCACAGGCGAGAGAGATTGTAAATGCCCGAAATTCTACAGCTGAGGCTGTGACCATTCTAATGGGCATGATAGAGGAACTCAG AGGTCAAATTGGTGAGACCACAGAGACACTGAACCAGCTGGAGGGAGACCTGACCGCAGTGCAAGATAGTAACTATGAAGCCAGCAATGCATTAAGTACACTGGAAAGAGAGGCGAAAGAGCTTAACCTGAACTCAGATAAGATGAACCGTCAGCTGGAAATCCTTAAGAATTCCAACTTCTTGG GTGCATATGACAGCATTCGGACCTCCTACAACACATCTCGGGATGCAGAAAACCGCGCCAACAAATCCACCACTGACATCACCAGTACAGTGAGCAAATCATCAGACACCCGCAAGAAAACAGAGCGACTGATGTCCGAAAAAAGAGACAACTTCAACCGAAAGAACGCTGCAAACAAACGCACACTCACAGACTTAAATGCGAAAGCTCAGCTTCTGgacatgaagaaaataaatgaaaag GTATGTGGAGCACCAGGTGATGCTCCCTGTGGAGACAGCCCTTGTGGCGGTGCTGGTTGCCGTGACGATGAGGGCAAGCGCCACTGTGGAGGCCTGAATTGCAACGGAGCTGCAGCAGTTGCCAGCAATGCCCTGGATAGATCCAAGCATGCAGAGAACGAGCTAAACAAAGCTATGGAAATAGTGGAAGATCTCTTCAAGCAG GTGGCAGATGCTAAGACCAAAGCTCAGGAAGCTAAAAGCAAAGCTCAGGCAGCTCTAGAAAAAGCTAGTGATGCCAAGAAAAAGGTGGATCATTCAAACAACGACCTGCGGGACCTCATCAAACAGATTCGTGAATTCCTCATGC TGGAGGGGGCGGATCCCGACAGCATTGAGGCAGTGGCCAATCGTGTTCTTGAGCTGTCTATTCCTGCATCACCCAAGCAGATTCGACACCTTGCGGACGAGATTAAGGACCGGGTCAAGAGTCTGTCTAATGTGGATGCCATTCTAGAGCAGACTCAGAATGACGTCCGTAAAGCAGAACAGCTGCTGCTAGATGCCAAGAAAGCCAG AAATAAGGCAGAGGGGGTGAAAGACACAGCAGTGAGTGTGAAGCAAGCACTGAACGATGCTGGCAAAGCCCAGGCAGCTGCGGAGAAGGCCATTGAAAAAGCTCGGAAAGACATTGGCTTAACCCAGAACCGGCTTGCACAG ATCCAATCAGAGACAACAGCTCAGGAGAGAGATCTTGACAATGCTATGGACAGGCTAGGAGATCTTGGGCGACAGATCGAGGCCTTAAAAACCAAACGTGCCAACAACAGCCTGGATGCGGCACGGGCAGAGGAAACAGCCACCATGGCAcgagaaaaggccaatgaagcTAAAGAG ATTCTGGATGGCGAGCTGTCCGATAAGTATCGTTCTGTTCAGGGACTAATGGACAATAAAGCAAAGACAATGCAGGAAGCCAAGCAGAAAGCTGAGCTTCTGAGAGATGAAGCCAAGGAGTTGCTTAAGGATGCACAGGATAAACTCCAGAGGCTGGCAG AGCTTGAGAAAGACTATGAAGAAAACCAAAGGGTATTGGAGGGCAAAGCCAGGCAGCTGGATGGCCTCGAAGATAAAATGAAGGCAATCCTTAGTGCCATCAATAAGAAAATTCTGATCTACAACACCTGTCAGTAA